In a genomic window of Bombina bombina isolate aBomBom1 chromosome 8, aBomBom1.pri, whole genome shotgun sequence:
- the LOC128638918 gene encoding tigger transposable element-derived protein 1-like, with amino-acid sequence MADKKKCRKSITLDMKLKIIRLYDEGVIQAEIGRKLGFTRTTINTVMKNREKIVAEVKSATPVNTTTIRKRDSIVADMERLLILWIENQTTRHVPVNQAIIQSKALSLFNDLKAKKGEAAKDAEFVASRGWFDRFKKRSNLHNIKVQGEAAAANTEAAESYPSEFAKIIEDGGYSMDQIFNVDETGLFWKKMPARTFIARQEKSMPGYKPAKDRITLLLGGNASGTLKLKPLFIYRFQNPRALKNYVKTRLPVHWRANKKAWILLLVDNAPGHPRTLEELNPNIRVEFLPPNTTSLLQPMDQCVIAAFKLNYLKRTFSKCIAAIDKEEGAGQEVLSKFWKSYNILDCIKTVRDAWNDIKDTTMKRAWKKLCPQLADDSEGVDDSVANVTENIVEMARHAMALFEKHDRDFERSFTVNGNISGAYSCYKEIYREKKKATLQTSIETYFSKSPSARRSSSSTDSHLDTRSSTGSPFPALASPPSPAPSLIATCSTPNSPARKRLAFEELTCETEDTSMTSSLLE; translated from the exons ATGGCAGATAAAAAGAAATGCCGTAAATCTATTACCTTGGATATGAAGCttaaaattattagattgtatGATGAAGGTGTAATTCAAGCTGAAATAGGCCGAAAGCTAGGCTTCACTAGGACCACAATTAACACAGTCATGAAGAACAGAGAAAAAATTGTTGCAGAAGTTAAAAGTGCTACACCTGTTAACACCACAACAATTCGAAAAAGGGATAGCATTGTTGCAGACATGGAGAGACTCCTAATACTTTGGATAGAAAATCAGACAACACGCCATGTTCCTGTAAACCAGGCAATTATACAAAGTAAAGCCTTAAGCTTATTCAATGACCTGAAGGCTAAGAAAGGTGAAGCAGCAAAGGATGCTGAATTTGTTGCAAGCCGTGGATGGTTTGATAGGTTTAAGAAGAGGTCTAATCTACATAACATCAAAGTACAAGGAGAGGCAGCTGCTGCAAATACTGAGGCTGCAGAAAGCTATCCAAGTGAATTTGCAAAAATTATTGAAGATGGAGGCTACTCCATGGATCAAATTTTTAATGTGGATGAGACTGGTCTATTCTGGAAGAAGATGCCTGCAAGAACCTTCATTGCAAGACAGGAAAAATCAATGCCAGGCTACAAGCCAGCTAAAGATAGAATAACCCTTCTGTTAGGTGGCAATGCTTCTGGTACCTTAAAGCTAAAGCCTTTGTTTATTTACCGTTTTCAAAATCCAAGAGCTTTGAAGAACTACGTTAAAACTAGACTTCCAGTGCATTGGagggcaaataaaaaagcatgg atTTTGCTGCTTGTTGATAATGCTCCTGGACACCCTCGAACACTAGAAGAGCTCAACCCTAACATTAGAGTGGAATTCCTACCACCAAATACCACTTCATTACTGCAGCCCATGGATCAATGTGTCATAGCTGCCTTCAAGTTAAACTACTTAAAAAGAACATTCAGTAAGTGTATTGCAGCAATAGACAAAGAAGAAGGTGCAGGGCAAGAAGTCCTATCGAAATTCTGGAAAAGCTACAACATCTTGGATTGCATTAAAACTGTAAGAGATGCTTGGAATGACATAAAGGATACCACAATGAAAAGGgcctggaaaaaattatgcccacaGTTAGCTGATGATTCTGAAGGCGTTGATGATTCTGTAGCTAATGTTACTGAAAATATTGTAGAGATGGCAAGGCA CGCCATGGCTCTTTTTGAAAAGCATGATAGGGACTTTGAAAGAAGCTTCACAGTCAATGGTAACATTTCAGGGGCTTATTCCTGTTACAAAGAAATCTACAGAGAAAAGAAGAAAGCTACACTTCAAACCTCCATAGAGACTTACTTTTCTAAAAGTCCATCAGCACGCAGATCATCATCATCGACAGACAGTCATTTGGATACCAGATCATCAACTGGCAGTCCATTTCCAGCTCTGGCATCACCACCCAGTCCTGCTCCTTCTCTTATTGCTACTTGTAGTACACCCAATTCGCCAGCAAGAAAGCGTCTCGCCTTTGAAGAGTTGACTTGTGAAACAGAAGATACCAGTATGACTTCATCCTTACTAGAATAA